One Pristiophorus japonicus isolate sPriJap1 chromosome 19, sPriJap1.hap1, whole genome shotgun sequence genomic window carries:
- the LOC139230137 gene encoding pre-mRNA-splicing factor ATP-dependent RNA helicase DHX16-like: MGSLEKWVNDQLHQLLGLSDKYVAQFLIGTAQRSNSAPDFIQRLENTGTIDITQSVRLFANELWAKIPKKQQVEKASRAVEREALAMQQKNRTYTLLEDSEESEPEEKPSRHKGKTKRRHIRKKKASSSESDADEKTPTKKPRNV; the protein is encoded by the exons ATGGGATCGTTGGAGAAGTGGGTGAACGACCAGCTCCACCAGCTGCTGGGGCTGAGCGACAAGTATGTGGCACAGTTCCTGATCGGCACAGCCCAGCGAAGCAACAGCGCACCAGACTTCATCCAGCGTCTGGAGAACACGGGCACCATTGACATCACGCAGAGCGTCCGGCTGTTCGCAAACGAGCTGTGGGCGAAG ATCCCCAAGAAGCAGCAGGTTGAGAAGGCGTCGCGTGCTGTTGAGCGAGAGGCCCTGGCCATGCAGCAGAAGAATCGCACCTACACGTTGCTGGAGGACAGCGAGGAGAGCGAGCCCGAGGAGAAGCCAAGCCGCCACAAAGGCAAAACGAAACGGCGGCACATCCGGAAAAAGAAAGCGTCGTCATCGGAGAGTGATGCCGATGAGAAAAC GCCTACGAAGAAGCCCAGAAACGTCTGA